The genomic segment ATGGAAGCCCGATAGAAATAGCGACCGCTGGCGGCGCCATCAGCTCCCTGCCCGGCCCCCGGACCTATCGGCTGGCGGACGGACGCGCGCTGAGTGAATATTCGGAAGGAAAGTACGTGATTGTTCAAACCGGCGAGAAAATATTGCGGGTTTAAGCAGTGTTTTGACAAAAAATATCTGCCTGCGGCCATGAGGACGCAGGCTTTTTTTTGCATACGCAGAATGAAATTGCGGCAACCCTAGGCTCGGCCACCCTCGCGTAAAGTCCTGATCAGCAAGTCGGCCATGACGTTGCCGTCAAATTCGCGGAAACCGCGCTGATACACCAGCGCACCGACAGCAATCAGCCGATATAGCTCTTCTTCCGTGAGCTTATAGGACAATTTGGAGATTTCATTGGCAAACATCTGCACAATGTCGTCGTCGCTGGTGACCGGCACCTGACGACTTGCTCTACCCCACATCTCGACGATTTTCGCAGCCTTCATAAAAACCTCCAGAAGATTTTTATTATAGATGCCGTACCGCAAATTTCCAGTCGCTCTCAGCTATCAGTCAGATGCTCAAAATAGACAAAGCGTAGCGACATTATTCATTGAATAACGGTAGCGGATGCAGTACTCGCTGCCCTTGACGCATTGCGGCGACAAGCTGCTCGCCAGCCTTAGCATGAGGCTGGATTGCTTCTGATCCAACTCGCACACTTCGGCATCCAGAAAGTCGAAATAACGGCCGACAAACGGATACAACGCCTTGAACAGACTTTCCTTGGCCGAGAAAACCAGACTCAGCCAGCGCTCCAGCGTCATGCCGGCAGCAGTGCCGATGGCCAGTTCGGCCGCTGTCATCAGGTGTTCAACCAGCGGTTGCGCAGCCGCATTGGTGAGTACGGTTTCGATATCGATACCTAGCGCGCGCCATTCCTGGCTGCGCGCCGCAACCGCCATTGCCTGACCATCGCCATGGCTGATGGAGCCCAGATATCCCTCGGGCCAGACTGGCGCACGATGCTCGCCGATCGCCAGCGTCGCCACGCTGCCATAGCCAAGTTTTTGCAGAGCCTGACGCGCGCAAAAGCGGCCGGCGGCGAATTCCACCTGGCGCTTCAGCACCGCATTCGCCAAGGCACCTGGCAAAACAATGCCTTCTGCTTTCAACTGCGTCAGCTGGCCGGCACCAATGACATAACGCATACCGACATGACTAAGAGAGTCAGGCATTGGCGGCAAAATTGCCTCGGTTGCAACATCTGCAGAAAATGGCATGGCTTTATCGTGAATGATTTCACCGTCGAGCGGGTGGTCAAACATTATAGCGCCGGCTGACCGTCCGTCGGACATCGGTGACGTCAATGCAAAAACCCGCACACCTTACGGTAGCGGGTTTATTTGACGAGCCATATCTGGTGCCGGTGATCGAGGCTACCGGCCAACCTGTCGATGCGCAAGACACCCTTCGAAAGGCATTTATCCGGCTGGATTCAGCCTTATGAGTGAGCACTAAGTCAACACTACGCATTTTACCCACCCAACATGACAGCCGCATGACGGCCACATGAGCTTTTGCATTATTCCTTGGTGCCAGTACAAGACAAGCACAGGCACAGGCAAAAAAAAGCCCGTGATACCTTGCGGTCACGGGCTGAATCCAAACTCGGGGAGAGTGTAGAAGACGGAGTAATTTTAACGCTCTGAAGAAATCGGCACAGCTGTCAAACTTAACAGGCGGCAACTTGCCCCTCCCATATTTCCCCTGTGTAAGTTTCTGTAAGTTTCAAGCAAGTCCCACGTAAGGTTCGGGTCGCACACTCAGACTAGCTGTACCAAATATAAATAATCTAGGAGACCAGCATGGCCACACTACAACCTACCGCAGGGGGAGTTAAACCTGCTAACCGCGGCATTACCGCAGAAGAGCGCAAGGTTATTTTTGCCTCATCCCTCGGCACCGTATTTGAATGGTATGACTTCTATCTGTACGGATCGCTGGCGGCAATCATCGCCAAGCAGTTCTTTTCCGGCACCGATCCCAACACCGGCTTCATCTTCGCACTGCTGGCATTTGCCGCCGGCTTTATCGTGCGGCCTTTCGGCGCTCTGGTATTTGGCCGTCTGGGAGACATGATTGGCCGTAAATTTACTTTCCTGGTGACGATCCTGATCATGGGGGCGTCGACCTTCATTGTCGGGATCTTGCCAAACTACGCCACGATCGGGATTGCCGCACCGATCATCCTGATTACCCTGCGCATCTTGCAAGGCCTGGCGCTGGGTGGCGAGTACGGTGGCGCCGCCACTTATGTCGCAGAACATGCGCCTAACGACAAACGCGGGGCATTCACTTCCTGGATTCAGACTACAGCGACAATGGGCCTGTTCCTGTCATTGCTGGTAATCCTGGGCGTACGCGTCGCGGTCGGCGAAGAAGCCTTCTCGGCATGGGGCTGGCGTATTCCTTTCCTGCTTTCCGTTGTCCTGCTGGCAGTGTCAGTATGGATTCGCCTGTCGATGAATGAATCGCCGGCGTTTGCGCGTATGAAGGCAGAAGGCAAGACTTCCAAGGCACCGCTGACTGAAGCCTTCGGCCAGTGGAAAAACCTGAAAATCGTGATTCTTGCGCTGATCGGCTTGACCGCCGGCCAGGCTGTGGTCTGGTACACAGGGCAGTTCTATGCCTTGTTCTTCCTGACCCAGTCGCTCAAAGTAGATATGTCTACCGCCAATATCCTGATCGCGCTGGCGTTATTGCTTGCCACACCGTTTTTTGTGATTTTCGGTTCCCTGTCCGATAAAATCGGCCGCAAGCCAATCATCATGGCGGGCTGCCTGATTGCGGCGCTGACCTATTTCCCGATCTTTTCCGGCTTGACCCATTACGCCAATCCGGTATTGGAAGCAGCGCTGAAAAATGCACCGGTGATCGTCACTGCCGATCCAGCTACCTGCCAGTTCCAGTTCAACCCGACCGGCACCAAGA from the Collimonas arenae genome contains:
- a CDS encoding 4'-phosphopantetheinyl transferase family protein, with the protein product MFDHPLDGEIIHDKAMPFSADVATEAILPPMPDSLSHVGMRYVIGAGQLTQLKAEGIVLPGALANAVLKRQVEFAAGRFCARQALQKLGYGSVATLAIGEHRAPVWPEGYLGSISHGDGQAMAVAARSQEWRALGIDIETVLTNAAAQPLVEHLMTAAELAIGTAAGMTLERWLSLVFSAKESLFKALYPFVGRYFDFLDAEVCELDQKQSSLMLRLASSLSPQCVKGSEYCIRYRYSMNNVATLCLF
- a CDS encoding MFS transporter, whose translation is MATLQPTAGGVKPANRGITAEERKVIFASSLGTVFEWYDFYLYGSLAAIIAKQFFSGTDPNTGFIFALLAFAAGFIVRPFGALVFGRLGDMIGRKFTFLVTILIMGASTFIVGILPNYATIGIAAPIILITLRILQGLALGGEYGGAATYVAEHAPNDKRGAFTSWIQTTATMGLFLSLLVILGVRVAVGEEAFSAWGWRIPFLLSVVLLAVSVWIRLSMNESPAFARMKAEGKTSKAPLTEAFGQWKNLKIVILALIGLTAGQAVVWYTGQFYALFFLTQSLKVDMSTANILIALALLLATPFFVIFGSLSDKIGRKPIIMAGCLIAALTYFPIFSGLTHYANPVLEAALKNAPVIVTADPATCQFQFNPTGTKKFTSSCDIAKAKLSAASVNYENVAGAPGSVATIKIGEKILTSYDANGLSKEDAAAKDKAFSTELAGDIKGAGYPSKADPEQMNKPMVLLLLFILVIYVTMVYGPIAAMLVEMFPTRIRYTSMSMPYHIGNGWFGGLLPTTAFALVAFKGDIYYGLWYPIVIAAATFVIGMLFVKETKDNDIYQTERS